DNA from Micromonospora sp. M71_S20:
GTCGCTGTGGCTGATTCTTCTCTGGCTTCTGTCATCCCTCCAGTCCTTCTGCCGGACCGCGGACGAAGCAACCCGCGGACGCCCACGCACGGCTGCGACGGGCTCCGTTGCCGATGCCAGCGCTTGCGCAGCAGCGGTCCGAGGCCAAGGTGCACCGCCTAGCGTCGGTCGATGCCAGCGGTCGAATCCGTGATCGAGGCATCGTCCATGCCCTGGCTTGGGAGCCGGGTGCCCGACTGGAGATCCGCGAGAGCTGGCGTCATTGTCGTGCGTCGGGATCCTGGTGGAGTTTTCGCTCTCACCGGTCAGGGACACCTATTCCTGCCGGCGCCCCACAAGAGAAGCAGGCGGCGGCAATGCGGGGGTACATGTCGGTGACCTGCCGCACCGCCTCGGGGTTGGCTGCGGTGTCACGGATGTAGCGGATGCGTCCAGCTTCGGTCATGTCGTCAGAAATTCCGGCGGCCCGTTCGGCGGGAGCGATGTTCCGGTCGAAGTAGTGGGCGGCGCGGGCGCGGGCGGTGGTGTCGGTCATTGGGCTACCTCCGGATCGTGCTTGGGTCAGCTGTGCGAGACGGCGGGGGCGAGGGTGTTGGTCATCGGGATGCCTCCGGCGCGGGGTCGAGTTGGGGCCATGGGGGCTTCCATTGGCTAGTTGTCGAACCAGAACACGATGCGCACGTCATCCGGGGCACCCAGCTTCGCCAGCAGGTCGAGCCGACCGAAGTACCAGTCGTGGAGGAACCGACGAACCGTCTTCACCTGCGGCTCACCCTCACCACGCTGATCGGCGAACGTCTGGTCATAGTCGAACGCCAGCAGTTCAGCGAGGGTCAGCCACGTGTGGCTGTGCCCGTCAACGTTCCAGTCGTCGCTTTTGGCGCGAACCTCGGCGGACACGTCGGCGGGCAGGCCGCGCGGCTCGGCGATGACCGGCGACTCGGAGTAGTTCCGGACGTCGGCGAGGAACCCGAACAGGCCGTAGTCGCGGGCGCCGTCAAACGGGCACTGCTTTTCTTTGGGGAACTCGTTGTCGGGGAAGGTGTTGTCTCCGGCGTAGGCCCAGGTGCCGTTGGTGCGGGTTTCGACGTAGGCGTGGATGTCGCATCCCATGGGTGGCTCCTTTGAGGTGTTGGCTAGGTGTACTGCCCAGGCAGGTTGGTCGAGGTTGTGTGACGACACGACGTAGATAGACGTGATGAGGAAGGCCTCCGGTTGTGGATTGGAGCTGTCTAGAAACCGCTCCGCCAACCAGGACGCCTTCGTGTCCCACGCTGACGCCGCTTTGACCCCTCGTGCACGTCTTCGGCTTCCGCATTTGATCATGCACCGCGCTCGGGTGCGGTCAAGGCCCCTGGGCCGGAAGCCCGCGACTTTGACCGGGCAACCTGGGTCCGTTCCTTCGACCGCGCTTGTCGGCGGTGCCGGCCGCCACCTTCTCGGGCCGACCCATCCCCGAGCGCCGCGCGGTGCCCGTGGGCGCGACGGCGGGCGGCAACGCCGCTAGCCTCGGCCTGTGGACCGGTGCGACGAGTGCGGCTTCGACCATGCCGGCGTCTCCATCGACGAGCTGCCGTCGCTCCTGCGCACCCTGGGCGGGCGGTACGCAGCCGTCCTCGCCGAGGTGCGGCAGGTGCGCCGACGGCCGGCCGAGGGGGTGTGGTCGCCGCTGGAGTACGCCTGCCACGTCCGCGACGTACTCAGCGTGCAGGCCGAACGCCTCGCGCTGGCGCTGCGCGTCGAGGAACCGGAGTTCGCCCCGATGGGGCGCGACGAGCGCGCCGTGGCGGAGGCGTACAACGAGCAGGATCCCGCGACCGTGCTGGCGGCGCTGGACGCGGC
Protein-coding regions in this window:
- a CDS encoding DinB family protein, translating into MDRCDECGFDHAGVSIDELPSLLRTLGGRYAAVLAEVRQVRRRPAEGVWSPLEYACHVRDVLSVQAERLALALRVEEPEFAPMGRDERAVAEAYNEQDPATVLAALDAAADDLAARIGVLGPVELARTGVYPWPRP